One window of bacterium genomic DNA carries:
- a CDS encoding ribonuclease HII, giving the protein MRVDLRRLTAAEILELVDRYRIPPASLIRALGRDRRAMVRKLVGRARRAAAEARAEAARLRALYREERRRLRIGQVVAGIDEVGCGPLAGPVVAAAVVLRPSPPIRGLNDSKQLRREEREALIAEIQACAEGIGIGEASVAEIDRWNILGATRLAMQRAVTQLAPPPGFLLIDGRHVLPNGFAQTAIVKGDATCACIAAASVVAKVARDRLMLELDLQYPEYGFARHKGYATAEHLAALDRYGPSPMHRRAFLPERQLALFELEPVSAT; this is encoded by the coding sequence GTGCGCGTAGATCTCCGCCGCCTCACGGCGGCCGAGATCCTCGAACTTGTCGATCGCTACCGCATCCCACCGGCGTCTCTGATTCGCGCGCTCGGGCGCGACCGGCGCGCCATGGTCCGCAAACTGGTCGGGCGCGCCCGTCGCGCCGCGGCGGAGGCGCGCGCCGAGGCGGCGCGGCTACGCGCGCTCTACCGCGAGGAGCGCCGGCGGCTGCGGATCGGTCAGGTCGTGGCCGGGATCGACGAGGTCGGCTGCGGCCCGCTTGCCGGCCCCGTCGTCGCGGCCGCGGTCGTGTTGCGGCCGTCGCCGCCGATCCGGGGCCTCAACGACAGCAAACAGCTCCGGCGGGAAGAGCGCGAGGCGCTGATCGCCGAGATTCAGGCATGCGCCGAGGGCATCGGAATCGGCGAGGCATCCGTCGCCGAAATCGACCGCTGGAACATCCTGGGCGCCACGCGCCTGGCGATGCAGCGGGCGGTCACCCAGCTCGCGCCGCCGCCGGGATTTCTGCTGATCGACGGGCGGCACGTGCTGCCGAACGGATTTGCGCAGACCGCGATCGTCAAGGGTGACGCGACCTGCGCGTGCATCGCCGCGGCGTCGGTCGTGGCGAAGGTCGCGCGGGACCGCCTCATGCTGGAGCTCGATCTGCAGTATCCCGAGTACGGGTTCGCGCGCCACAAGGGCTACGCGACCGCGGAGCACCTGGCCGCCCTCGACCGGTACGGCCCTTCGCCGATGCACCGCCGCGCGTTCCTGCCGGAGCGGCAGCTCGCGCTCTTCGAGCTGGAACCCGTTAGCGCGACGTAG